A genomic window from Candidatus Kouleothrix ribensis includes:
- a CDS encoding cupredoxin domain-containing protein, protein MSGRGFLGTNASVLADISLVLGITVAVLLTIGMLLAVMKRYNAHRWVQTTAVSLNVVQVLAIMVASFFKSAAPGIPQKLGETYYQAALIHAALGSITLIFGTFVMLRGNKLVPQALRFKNYKLFMRSAYGLYIAVTLLGIWVYSVWYAGAAPAVAAGGQAQPVAQGQNQLTVPMANFVFNPQEVVIAVGTTVTWVNQDGAPHTATADDGTLFKSDLLSKGQSFSHTFDKVGEFRYFCELHGSAGGVDMAGTIKVVPAGQAPQLAAAAPQIAAATPQPTPNPLPAKYFGQPSGTAAFRDDKGRSDQVAVNLRVDTPPPSGQALFAFLTTLDGSATQPLGELTIDGGGGATGTFNAPDGSNLAARFNRFVISQEPAGSRPATPSGPPLFEGVLPGQAAQFLTQLLANGPGLPAQQGYVAGMRLQTDELLRHASFLTDAQAAGDLAGVKRHAEHVYNLIAGSLDAKFGDLNGDGRSQNPGDGFGLLQNGSQAGYLRATGEAATAAKGAPDASDSVKAHSEHVLICTENMQEWAIEARDLALKLAQATDLAAVQEAPARLAQLSQWIQRGNDANGDGEIAPVPGEGGGLVAYEHAQFMAGFGLFPFKAAGAPDAPLVLAIFPVAPASAGHGHQH, encoded by the coding sequence ATGAGTGGTAGAGGCTTTCTGGGCACGAACGCCTCAGTGCTCGCCGACATCTCGCTGGTGCTTGGGATCACGGTGGCGGTGCTGCTGACGATCGGCATGCTGCTGGCGGTGATGAAGCGCTACAATGCGCACCGCTGGGTACAAACCACTGCGGTGAGCCTGAATGTCGTGCAGGTACTCGCGATCATGGTCGCGTCGTTCTTCAAATCGGCCGCACCCGGCATCCCGCAGAAGCTCGGTGAGACCTACTACCAGGCTGCGCTGATTCATGCGGCGCTCGGCTCGATCACGCTGATCTTCGGCACATTCGTGATGCTGCGCGGCAACAAGCTGGTGCCGCAGGCGCTACGCTTCAAGAACTACAAGCTGTTCATGCGCAGCGCCTATGGCCTGTACATCGCCGTGACGCTGCTGGGCATTTGGGTCTATAGCGTCTGGTACGCCGGCGCCGCGCCGGCCGTCGCCGCAGGCGGCCAGGCCCAGCCAGTCGCGCAGGGCCAGAACCAGCTGACCGTGCCCATGGCCAACTTCGTGTTCAACCCGCAAGAAGTTGTGATTGCGGTCGGCACGACCGTAACCTGGGTCAACCAGGATGGCGCGCCGCACACCGCCACCGCCGACGACGGCACGTTGTTCAAATCCGATCTGCTATCGAAGGGCCAGAGCTTCAGCCACACCTTCGACAAGGTCGGCGAGTTCCGCTACTTCTGCGAGCTGCATGGCTCGGCCGGCGGCGTCGATATGGCCGGCACGATCAAGGTCGTTCCGGCTGGCCAGGCGCCACAGCTGGCCGCCGCCGCGCCGCAGATCGCCGCAGCCACACCCCAGCCCACGCCTAACCCGCTGCCGGCCAAGTACTTCGGCCAACCCAGCGGCACGGCGGCCTTCCGCGACGACAAGGGCCGCAGCGATCAGGTGGCGGTGAACCTGCGGGTCGACACGCCGCCGCCGAGCGGCCAGGCCCTGTTCGCCTTCCTGACGACGCTCGACGGCAGCGCCACCCAGCCGCTTGGCGAGCTGACGATCGACGGCGGCGGCGGCGCCACCGGCACATTCAACGCGCCCGACGGCAGCAACCTGGCCGCGCGCTTCAACCGCTTTGTGATCAGCCAGGAGCCGGCCGGCAGCCGGCCGGCCACGCCCAGCGGCCCGCCGCTGTTCGAGGGTGTGCTGCCCGGCCAGGCCGCGCAGTTCCTGACCCAGCTGCTGGCCAATGGGCCGGGCCTGCCGGCCCAGCAGGGCTATGTTGCCGGCATGCGCCTGCAGACCGACGAGCTGCTGCGCCACGCGAGCTTCCTGACCGACGCGCAGGCCGCCGGCGACCTGGCCGGCGTCAAACGCCACGCCGAGCATGTCTACAACCTGATCGCCGGCTCACTCGACGCCAAGTTTGGCGACCTGAACGGCGACGGGCGCTCGCAGAACCCTGGCGACGGCTTCGGGCTGCTGCAAAACGGCAGCCAGGCCGGCTACCTGCGCGCCACCGGCGAGGCTGCTACCGCCGCCAAGGGCGCGCCCGACGCCAGCGACTCGGTCAAGGCACACTCCGAGCATGTGCTGATCTGCACCGAGAATATGCAGGAGTGGGCGATCGAAGCGCGCGACCTGGCGCTCAAGCTGGCCCAGGCGACCGACCTGGCAGCGGTGCAGGAGGCCCCGGCCCGGCTGGCCCAGCTGAGCCAGTGGATCCAGCGCGGCAACGACGCCAATGGCGATGGCGAGATCGCGCCGGTGCCGGGCGAGGGCGGCGGCCTGGTGGCCTACGAGCATGCCCAGTTCATGGCCGGCTTCGGGCTCTTCCCGTTCAAGGCCGCCGGCGCGCCGGATGCGCCGCTGGTGCTGGCGATCTTCCCGGTGGCGCCGGCGAGCGCGGGGCATGGGCACCAGCACTAG